Genomic window (Armatimonadota bacterium):
TATCCTGAAAACACAATCGTGGACGAACTTGAGAAGGGTTACACGCTAAACGGCAGAGTGCTGCGCCCTGCGCGCGTGCGTGTCGCAATGTCGGACTAATCGTAAACAAAAAAGGCTCACCTCGGACTATGCGGGGTGAGCCGTTTTTTGCTTAAGACAAATCCCGATTAGCCTGCGGCGTACCAGGCGAACGGGCTTTCTTTAATGATCATTCTGGCCGGTTCCTTGGGAGTATTCTCCACCAAGATCGCCTGACCCGCTTCTTCTTTTTCCACTATGTAGCGGGAGCTGTCGCCGTCTACCAGAGCGCCCTTTACAACGCTCAGGGCCTGCTCGAAGCAGCCTTTATTTACTATGATCGGATGCGAAGAACTCAGGTTCTGGAAACCAAGCCCCGCCTCCGTAAGGAGCTTCTTTACTTCTACGAATACTTTGCCTCGAGAGCTGTCGTTCTCAATTACGGTCTGTACCTCGGCCTTTCCAAACCGGGTCGAAACTCTTGCGTTTTTACCGAGCTTGCCTTTTTCAGCCACTAAAATCCACCTCGTTAATAAATTCCGGCACGCGCAAGCGTGTCCGATGAATGTCTGCTGGGTCCCTGCCGATTTGCAGGTACATAATTATACCACGGTTATACACCGGCCTGCAATATATGATGGGGCGCGATTTTCGCATCACACCCCATGCTCAATATCCGCTTAAATTGCGTGCTAAGCTGGCATTCTTTTTGTTTTCTTTACGGGTTCGGGTTTGCCTACAAGTTCGTCCTGCGTAAGGACCTTTTCCCACTTCAGACAGTTGAACCCGGGAATCATTTTCGTATCCAGCAATTTGTCTCTGAACGCCTCGCCATTCCAGCCGATACGGTCTTGAACATAATCGGGACAACCGGGCTGCTGCGGCGTAACCCAAACAGTCAGCTTATATTTTTTGGCATGGAACGGATAGAACTCATCGTTCTTGCTCAGGTCGATCTTACGTGAAAACGACCCGCCGGATATGCAGATATTGTCCCAGACCACGGTCTGATCCGTGTCCAGTTTCCAACTAAAAGTCTTCAGATCGGGCATTACATAGCCATAATCCTCGATCTTCCAATTGAGTCTGCTGCCGTCACGCCAGAGAACCTTACGGTCAGCAGGAAGCTTCTCGTTCTCCGCATACCAGTGCGTGAAAGGCTCTGAAGCAAGTCCATTATACTCGGAGAAGCTGACAATATTCACTTTTCCCGATATGATAAAGACCTTCGGCGCAACTCTTTTGAAGTTGACCTGAAAATCAGTGTTAAGAGGCTTCAGCGCGTCCCCAAACGACTGGCCGGAAGCCAGACGGCGCTCATAGTCTTTCTCTGCGCTCCGAGTCGCAAGCTGCCATTCAGTCGGGTTTTTCGAGCCTTTATCAAGGCGCATTGCAATGTCGAGACCCTCTTTGTATCTCTTCATATCGCCGTAGCGCCAGCCTATACGCATAAGCAGCAGCGAGAGGTTTCGATCACAAATATCGAGTGAGACATTGTCCGCAAATGTGGTCGCAAGAGGATTTTTAATCAGCCACTGAGTGCGCTTCCTCGACTTATACCACTCATCTACCGCCTTGTCAAAATCTCCGACTTTCTCATACTGGTGAGCAAGCATTCTATCGACAAACTCTGGGCGCGGGAGCTTTCTGCCTGTATTGACATCATAGCCCTCATGCTCGGTCGCTTTTTTGATATAGTAAAGAGCCTTCTGCTCATCACCGAGTTTCTTGCTGTAATGTGTCCAGCCAAGTTCAAAGTAAAGGTCCCATGTATTCGGGTTGTTCGCGATGCCTTCTTTAAGCAGTGCAATAGACGCAGGGATATAGCGTTTGTCCGACATCTGATCATCGTCAACAAAGTTGTAGTCCAGATGCCAAGCTCCTGTAGTGAAAACATCGATATTATGCGGATCGAGCCAGGTCACAAGTCGCACTATCGGCACAATCGCCTGATATTGGCCCATGTGAAAGAATGTGTCCGCACGGACCCACAGCGCTCCCGCAACTACTTCCTTAAACCCCAGCGCTGAAGCCAGTATGAACTGCCCCGGAAGCTGGACCATCAGATCATTGCTGTCATTGCCGGTCACCGACATCTCTTTTTGGCGCATCTTCACCTGCACAGGGTCGATAACGCTCTGCACCGCGCCTATCGCGATGAAAACAAGCAATGCCAGAGCTATTAGAAGTTTTCTTTTCCCTTCGCCCATGGCTAGACTTCCTTCTTCTCAAATATGATAATCGCGAGCATCATCATAAGCAGAGCATAGAAGATGCCGTAAACGGCCACCTGACCCGTATACCTCATGACATTGGTAATATGAGCTTCGGGATGAAGGAGAGTATTGGTGACATTAAACTTGTCGAAGTTAGGTATGATCATGTGTACGATCTTGTAAAAACCCTTGAGCACCAGGTTCATTGATTCGGAATTGGCAAGCGTCTCGGTCATTGAGGCCATAACACCTATGATGTAGACACCCAAGCCCATAAAGAAGTTTACCGTTGGAGTCAGAAATACCGAAAAAAGCAGTACCAAGGCGCTCAGCACCACAAACTGCAGATATATCATCACCACACTCCAGAGCATGTTGATATCAAACATCTGGACCTTTTGAACACCGGCTTCCGCTGACGATATGCCTGTGGTGGCTGCCGCCGCGGCCACTGACGCCCCGTGCGCTTTGGCCATCACCACACCTATAAAAACGACTCCCATAAATGCAACGCATATCCCAAGCGTGAGCATTGCTCCGAGGAATTTACCGATAATAAACTCATATCGCTTAACGGGCTTTGCAAGGATTGTGTAGATCGTGCGGCGCTCTATCTCCTGCGGGATCAGCGATACACACATCACCAGACTGATCAGCCACCCGGCCATTGCCATAAGCCCCAGGCCGAAGCTCTTGACGAGCATAATATCCGTGGACGAGCCCTCCCTGGTAGAGAAAGAAAGGGTCTGCGAGAACGAGAGCGATATAATAATAAGACCTATAGCGACCACCAGGAATATCTGAAGCACTTTCTTCCTCATGGCGTCGCCGACGGTTGTTTTAGCGATGGACCAGATAATCACTTGCGTCCCTCCCTTACTATCTCAACAAACAAATCTTCAAGAGTCTGCTTCTGCGGCACGACCGATACCAGGCACGACTTGCCGCGCGCGGCATCCAGCACGTTGTGAACGTTCTCTTCAGTATCGGCGTATACGCGCATAAGCTCACCCTCGACCGAGACTCTCTCGGCCAACGGCTTTACTGCTTCAGCCAGACCCTCTTTCGGAGCCGACAGCGTTATGACCGTTCTGCCGATGTTGAGCAGTTCCTGCATGGAGCCGAGCTTAACGAGCTTGCCTCGGTTTATAATGGCGACCCTGCTGCAGACGCTCTCAATATCGGTAAGCTGGTGCGAACTGACGAAGACTGTTTTCCCCTGCCCCTTAAGAGCAAGAATAAGGTCTTGAATGTCCTTGTGAGCGATGGGGTCGAGGCCGGAAGTCGGCTCGTCGAAGATAAGCAGGTCGGGATCGTTGATCAGCGCCTGAGCAATTCCGATCCTCTGAAGCATACCCTTAGAATACTGCCTCAGTGCCCTGGTACCGTCGTTGGTGAGGCCGACTTGTTCAAGCAACTCGCCGATTCTGCGCTTACGGCTGGCTGCGTCCATTCTGAAAAGTTTACAGTAGAAGTCGAGAACCTCGACTCCGGTCATATGCTCATAAAAATAAGGGCTTTCGGG
Coding sequences:
- a CDS encoding ABC transporter permease subunit — its product is MIIWSIAKTTVGDAMRKKVLQIFLVVAIGLIIISLSFSQTLSFSTREGSSTDIMLVKSFGLGLMAMAGWLISLVMCVSLIPQEIERRTIYTILAKPVKRYEFIIGKFLGAMLTLGICVAFMGVVFIGVVMAKAHGASVAAAAATTGISSAEAGVQKVQMFDINMLWSVVMIYLQFVVLSALVLLFSVFLTPTVNFFMGLGVYIIGVMASMTETLANSESMNLVLKGFYKIVHMIIPNFDKFNVTNTLLHPEAHITNVMRYTGQVAVYGIFYALLMMMLAIIIFEKKEV
- a CDS encoding ABC transporter ATP-binding protein, producing the protein MKVAEAIVVQGLKKVYKGHLGDSFTAVDDLSFQVNQGEIFGFIGPNGAGKTTTIKMLLGLLFPTSGKVTVLGKPAGDIEAKKRISYLPESPYFYEHMTGVEVLDFYCKLFRMDAASRKRRIGELLEQVGLTNDGTRALRQYSKGMLQRIGIAQALINDPDLLIFDEPTSGLDPIAHKDIQDLILALKGQGKTVFVSSHQLTDIESVCSRVAIINRGKLVKLGSMQELLNIGRTVITLSAPKEGLAEAVKPLAERVSVEGELMRVYADTEENVHNVLDAARGKSCLVSVVPQKQTLEDLFVEIVREGRK